The Planctomycetota bacterium DNA window GCCACCTTCTTCATGGCCGGCGTCTGGGCGTTTCCGCCCACGCGCGAGACGCTGATGCCCACGTTGATGGCCGGCCGCACGCCGGCGTTGAAAAGGTCCGGCTCGAGATAGATCTGACCGTCCGTGATCGAGATGACGTTGGTCGGAATGTAGGCGGACACGTCCCCGAGCTGGGTCTCGATGATCGGGATCGAGGTCAGCGACCCGCCTCCGAGCTTGTCGTTGAGCTTGGCCGCCCGCTCCAGAAGCCGCGAATGCAGGTTGAAGATGTCTCCCGGATACGCCTCGCGGCCGGGCGGCCGGCGGAGGAGGAGCGAGATCTGCCGGTACGCCCACGCGTGCTTGGTCAGGTCGTCGTACACCACGAAGGCGTGGCCTCCCTGGTCCCGCACGTCCTCGCCGATCGCGGTCCCCGAATAGGGCGCCAGGAACTGGAGGGGCGCCGGGTCGTCCGCCGTGGCCGACACGACCACCGTGTACTCCATCGCCCCATACCGCCGGAGCGTATCGACCACGTTGGCCACGGTCGAGGCCTTCTGGCCGATGGCTACGTAGATGCAGACGACGTTCTGCCCCTTCTGGTTGATGATGGCGTCCAGGCAAAGCGCGGTCTTTCCGGTCTGCCGGTCTCCCAGCACGAGTTCCCGCTGTCCCCGGCCGATCGGGATCATCGAGTCGATGGCCTTCCAGCCCGTCTGGAGCGGCTCCTTGACCGGCTGGCGCTCCACGACGTTGCGGGCGCGGCCCTCGACCGGCCGGAATTTCTTGGCGGGGATGGGGCCCTTGCCGTCGAGGGGCTGTCCGAGGGCGTTGACCACGCGCCCCAGCATTTCCGGCCCCACGGGAACCTGGACGATCTTGCCCGTGCACCGGGCCAGGTCCCCCTCCTTGATGCCGCGGTCGGGCCCGAGGATGACGCACCCCACGGAGTCTTCTTCGAGGTTGAGCGCCATGCCGAAGACGCCCGCGGAGGGGAACTCCACGAGCTCCGCGGCCATGACGTTTTCCAGGCCGTACACGCGGGCGATGCCGTCGCCCACCTGCAGCACCACGCCGACCGACTCCATTTTGAGCTCGGCCTGGTACGCCTGGATTTCCTTCTGAAGGACGGAGCTGATTTCTTCGGGTCGGATCGCGGCCATGGCGCGCTATCTCCTTTGCAGCTCCCTGAAGCGTTCGGCGACCTCCCGCAGGCGGAACGCCGCCGTTCCGTCGATCACGGTGTCGCCGATGTGAACGAGGAGACCTCCCCCGACCGAGGGGTCGGCCTCCGCCTGAATCTCGATCTTCTTGCCCGTGAGCGCCGCCAGACGCCCCGACAGGCGCGCCCGCTGGTCCTCGGAGAGAGGCTTCCAGCTGCGCACCCGGACGCGGACGATGCCCTTGGAGGCGTCGGCCAGGCGGTCGAAAACGTCGGCCACCTCCGGAAGGATCTCCAGGCGTCCCTTGTCCACGAGGAGGTCGAGGAACCGGACGAAGAACGCCGGAGCGCGCCCTTCGAACGCGCGGCGCAGGAGCGCCTTCTTGGTCTTCCGGGGGATGCGCGGCTGGGCGAGCACCGCCCGGAAGGCCTTGTCGCGCCGGTAGACGTCCTTCAGCGCCAGAAGGAGCGTCTCCGTCTCCTCGGTGGCTCCTT harbors:
- the atpA gene encoding F0F1 ATP synthase subunit alpha gives rise to the protein MAAIRPEEISSVLQKEIQAYQAELKMESVGVVLQVGDGIARVYGLENVMAAELVEFPSAGVFGMALNLEEDSVGCVILGPDRGIKEGDLARCTGKIVQVPVGPEMLGRVVNALGQPLDGKGPIPAKKFRPVEGRARNVVERQPVKEPLQTGWKAIDSMIPIGRGQRELVLGDRQTGKTALCLDAIINQKGQNVVCIYVAIGQKASTVANVVDTLRRYGAMEYTVVVSATADDPAPLQFLAPYSGTAIGEDVRDQGGHAFVVYDDLTKHAWAYRQISLLLRRPPGREAYPGDIFNLHSRLLERAAKLNDKLGGGSLTSIPIIETQLGDVSAYIPTNVISITDGQIYLEPDLFNAGVRPAINVGISVSRVGGNAQTPAMKKVAGKLRLDLAQYRELAAFAQFASDLDKATRDQLTRGERLVELLKQGQFVPMPFEQQVMVIYAGTSGALDDLPLDQVKAFEKGFLEFLAKNHPAIGEKIRQTKKFEPDTEAQLKKAIQEFKAQFTGRKG
- the atpH gene encoding ATP synthase F1 subunit delta, coding for MTEKTLAKRYAAALLRVSDAEGATEETETLLLALKDVYRRDKAFRAVLAQPRIPRKTKKALLRRAFEGRAPAFFVRFLDLLVDKGRLEILPEVADVFDRLADASKGIVRVRVRSWKPLSEDQRARLSGRLAALTGKKIEIQAEADPSVGGGLLVHIGDTVIDGTAAFRLREVAERFRELQRR